In the Pseudanabaena sp. PCC 7367 genome, one interval contains:
- the speD gene encoding adenosylmethionine decarboxylase: MPTVDRLGNRYLEALGAHCILELYECPSHLLDDRHFVEKALREAAKVAESTLLSEVSHQFTPQGVTALVLLAESHISIHTWPEANYAAVDVFTCGEQTRPQEACEYLVQTFRAGNHLLLQLPRHKLSAAIANGEHYHI; encoded by the coding sequence ATGCCTACAGTCGATCGGTTGGGGAATCGATATTTAGAAGCCCTTGGGGCACATTGTATTCTGGAACTCTACGAATGTCCTTCCCATCTGCTGGACGATCGCCACTTTGTAGAAAAGGCACTGCGCGAGGCCGCAAAGGTAGCAGAATCGACCCTTTTGAGTGAAGTTTCCCATCAGTTTACGCCCCAGGGGGTTACGGCGCTGGTTTTGCTAGCAGAATCCCATATCTCGATTCATACCTGGCCGGAAGCAAACTATGCTGCGGTTGATGTGTTTACCTGTGGTGAGCAAACTCGCCCCCAGGAAGCATGTGAATATCTGGTGCAAACTTTTCGGGCTGGTAATCATTTGTTGTTGCAATTGCCCAGACATAAACTCAGTGCGGCGATCGCCAATGGTGAGCATTATCATATTTAA